One window from the genome of Nitrospirota bacterium encodes:
- a CDS encoding nitric oxide reductase gives MDKLTLALSMLGIALFLMAISSKLKGAQSLILTMGFFMLVTGGFASYANWLPQTRGEVPPETSASLGNVDAMSSDKLAEMGAKIIFDDPGTMTGAGKGQCPLCHGFKAGALSERAPNLSGIAKRAEATIKSPIYKTQVTSVKESCSGCGRAATAEEYIAESHSCPACFVVPGFGVKGSNDKESPMPTIHKAPIGLSIDEQIAVDTWLYVREGETPPTPKEIRAAYEKFIPESDRPKPASAEASAGGAPKGPVILTGAEKPQDIIMKMGCVACHKIPTTAARFGTVGPMLIEGTNAKKRISSPEYLARVKAGAAHAASPKEYIMESIVNPNAFIVPGFAPKATPTESPMPKDFSKKMTYEAISNLADFLLSIDAGVAKKDGMAPPPGG, from the coding sequence ATGCTGGTGACGGGCGGTTTTGCAAGTTACGCAAACTGGCTTCCTCAGACGAGAGGGGAAGTTCCGCCTGAAACATCCGCGTCCCTGGGTAATGTCGATGCCATGTCTTCCGATAAACTCGCGGAAATGGGCGCAAAAATCATTTTCGACGATCCTGGAACAATGACAGGCGCGGGTAAGGGGCAATGTCCTCTCTGTCACGGTTTTAAGGCCGGAGCATTAAGCGAAAGGGCTCCGAATTTATCCGGTATTGCAAAGAGAGCGGAAGCGACTATCAAAAGCCCTATCTATAAAACCCAGGTTACCAGTGTTAAAGAATCCTGTTCAGGGTGCGGAAGAGCCGCGACAGCCGAAGAATATATTGCTGAATCACATTCCTGTCCCGCCTGTTTTGTGGTCCCCGGATTTGGGGTGAAGGGTTCAAACGATAAAGAAAGCCCGATGCCGACCATCCACAAGGCGCCGATTGGTCTATCCATTGATGAACAAATTGCCGTGGATACGTGGCTCTATGTTCGCGAAGGGGAAACCCCGCCTACCCCAAAAGAGATCAGGGCGGCATATGAAAAATTCATTCCCGAGTCTGACCGGCCAAAGCCTGCCTCTGCTGAAGCGTCCGCCGGCGGTGCTCCGAAAGGTCCGGTTATTTTAACCGGCGCGGAAAAACCGCAGGATATCATTATGAAAATGGGGTGTGTCGCCTGTCATAAGATTCCGACAACGGCAGCGCGTTTTGGCACCGTTGGCCCGATGCTGATTGAAGGAACAAATGCTAAAAAACGGATATCCTCGCCAGAGTATCTGGCACGGGTGAAAGCCGGAGCGGCGCACGCGGCATCCCCTAAAGAGTATATTATGGAATCGATTGTCAATCCAAACGCGTTTATCGTTCCAGGTTTTGCGCCAAAGGCAACTCCAACGGAATCGCCGATGCCAAAAGATTTTTCGAAAAAAATGACTTATGAGGCGATCTCGAATCTGGCTGATTTTTTATTATCCATTGATGCGGGTGTGGCAAAGAAAGATGGTATGGCGCCTCCGCCAGGGGGATAA
- a CDS encoding cytochrome c, whose amino-acid sequence MPIELILIEILTLILFLAGNYFLKKTFGRGVSRFFQGILFVLAAYFIFKFVIFPPIPSALLYTYMGLICLVVFLLLSSTDSSWNEFQDPIIKTLEARTPGFKTVRMITFGVFPVLAGIGAYNFIKPNFQEPIELRTVHPAPPGAIQVHGSNMVLQEAKSPFRVDEQGKYSEGIENKYLKANPFDEKAPPYMKYVREGGEIFFQNCHFCHGDNLDARGMFAFAFNPIPANFTDPGTIAQLQETFVFWRVAKGGIGLPREGFPWASAMPPWEKHLTTDEMWKVIEFEYWHTGYYPRTWD is encoded by the coding sequence ATGCCCATAGAGTTAATATTGATAGAAATTTTGACTCTGATTTTGTTTTTAGCAGGGAACTATTTCTTGAAAAAAACCTTTGGAAGAGGAGTTTCGCGGTTTTTCCAGGGCATTTTATTTGTTCTGGCAGCTTACTTCATTTTCAAATTTGTAATCTTTCCGCCCATTCCATCAGCTTTGCTGTATACCTATATGGGTTTAATCTGCCTTGTGGTTTTCTTGCTGCTTTCGAGCACAGACTCCTCCTGGAACGAGTTTCAAGATCCGATTATCAAAACCCTGGAGGCACGGACTCCCGGGTTTAAAACTGTTCGAATGATCACGTTTGGTGTTTTTCCGGTTCTTGCTGGAATCGGAGCCTATAATTTTATAAAACCAAATTTTCAGGAACCGATTGAATTACGAACCGTGCATCCCGCCCCTCCTGGCGCTATCCAGGTCCATGGTTCAAATATGGTTTTACAAGAAGCTAAAAGTCCTTTCAGAGTTGATGAACAGGGTAAATATTCCGAAGGAATCGAAAACAAATATTTAAAGGCCAATCCTTTTGATGAAAAAGCTCCCCCCTACATGAAATATGTCAGGGAAGGCGGCGAAATATTTTTCCAGAATTGTCATTTTTGCCATGGCGATAACCTGGATGCCCGGGGAATGTTTGCTTTTGCCTTTAACCCGATTCCGGCTAACTTTACCGATCCCGGCACCATCGCGCAATTGCAGGAAACCTTTGTTTTCTGGCGTGTGGCAAAAGGGGGAATTGGTCTGCCAAGAGAAGGTTTCCCATGGGCCTCTGCAATGCCTCCCTGGGAAAAACATTTGACCACCGATGAAATGTGGAAGGTGATTGAATTCGAATACTGGCATACCGGTTATTATCCAAGGACATGGGATTAA